Proteins encoded in a region of the Rhodococcus sp. SBT000017 genome:
- the ggt gene encoding gamma-glutamyltransferase, producing MSATRPLRSTALACALLLVPLAACSSGESTDPDSAAENSCVLGASGGTPVGATPSASSGDISTNPEVATGYRSNMTPVETASYSVSTANPVSTEAACAVLRDGGTAADALIVAQTVLGLVEPQSSGIGGGAFLMYYDAATGEVQSYDGRETAPMSATGDYLRYIDDVNRTLPQPDARSSGRSIGVPGVLRMLEQAHDDHGTKQWGELFQPAIDLADNGIEISPRMASSIADSAPKLALDPASKEYFLQPDGTGKPAGTVLNNPAMSKTLSAIATEGADAFYTGDIAQAIVDATADTTAGRTPGQITLEDLAAYEPKTRTAVCTEYRDHDICGMPGPSSGGIAVASAMGILSNFDLAQYAPTGMDANGGTPTAEGVHLIAEAERLAYADRDKYVADPDFVPLPGGSPDALLDPEYLSERAGLIDESKSMGAAQPGDFGPVQFASSTDPEYGTSHISVVDSQGNAASMTTTVESAFGSFHMVDGFLLNNQLTDFSASPVAEDGTPVANRVEPGKRPRSSMAPTLVFDRGDDGARGDLALVAGSPGGSVIIQFVVKTLVGLLDWGMDPQQAVSMVDFGAANTPSTNYGGEHPNVSGEDDPVVAQLREMGHQVSVADQSSGLSALQRTDGGWIGGADPRREGEVLGG from the coding sequence GTGTCTGCAACGCGCCCACTCCGCTCGACCGCCCTTGCATGTGCCCTCCTGCTGGTGCCGCTCGCCGCGTGCAGTAGCGGCGAGAGCACCGATCCCGACTCCGCGGCCGAGAACAGCTGCGTCCTCGGTGCCAGTGGCGGCACCCCGGTAGGAGCGACGCCGAGCGCGAGTTCGGGCGACATCTCCACCAATCCCGAAGTGGCGACCGGGTATCGATCGAATATGACCCCGGTGGAGACGGCCTCGTACTCGGTCTCGACGGCCAACCCGGTCTCCACCGAGGCCGCGTGCGCGGTTCTGCGCGACGGCGGCACCGCGGCCGACGCACTGATCGTGGCGCAGACGGTGCTCGGCCTCGTCGAGCCCCAGTCCTCGGGCATCGGCGGCGGGGCCTTTCTGATGTACTACGACGCAGCCACCGGCGAAGTACAGAGCTACGACGGCCGCGAGACCGCCCCGATGAGCGCGACCGGCGACTACCTGCGGTACATCGACGACGTGAATCGCACTCTGCCGCAACCCGATGCCCGTTCGAGTGGGCGGTCGATCGGCGTTCCGGGAGTGCTGCGCATGCTCGAGCAGGCCCACGACGATCACGGCACGAAGCAGTGGGGTGAGCTCTTCCAGCCCGCAATCGACCTTGCCGACAACGGAATCGAGATCAGCCCGCGCATGGCGTCGTCCATTGCCGACTCGGCACCCAAGCTCGCCCTCGACCCCGCGTCCAAGGAATACTTTCTGCAGCCGGACGGCACCGGCAAGCCGGCCGGGACGGTTCTGAACAACCCGGCGATGTCGAAGACGCTCTCCGCCATCGCAACCGAAGGTGCAGACGCCTTCTACACCGGTGATATCGCGCAGGCCATCGTCGATGCGACCGCCGACACCACCGCGGGCCGAACCCCCGGACAGATCACGCTCGAGGATCTCGCCGCGTACGAGCCCAAGACCCGCACGGCCGTGTGCACCGAGTACCGCGACCACGACATCTGCGGTATGCCCGGCCCGTCCTCGGGCGGTATCGCAGTGGCGTCGGCGATGGGGATCCTGTCGAACTTCGATCTGGCGCAATACGCGCCGACGGGAATGGACGCCAACGGCGGAACCCCGACGGCCGAGGGTGTGCACCTGATCGCCGAGGCCGAGCGCCTGGCCTACGCCGATCGTGACAAGTACGTCGCCGATCCTGATTTCGTCCCCCTGCCCGGCGGGTCGCCCGATGCGCTGCTCGATCCCGAATACCTCAGCGAGCGAGCAGGACTGATCGACGAGAGCAAGTCGATGGGCGCAGCGCAGCCCGGCGACTTCGGCCCGGTGCAGTTCGCCTCGTCCACCGATCCCGAGTACGGCACCAGCCACATTTCCGTCGTCGACAGCCAGGGAAACGCGGCCTCGATGACGACGACCGTCGAGTCGGCCTTCGGCTCGTTCCACATGGTCGACGGCTTCCTGCTCAACAATCAGCTCACCGACTTCTCGGCATCACCGGTGGCCGAGGACGGTACGCCGGTGGCCAATCGCGTCGAGCCGGGGAAGCGTCCGCGTAGCTCGATGGCCCCGACGCTGGTCTTCGACCGCGGCGACGACGGCGCACGCGGCGATCTGGCACTGGTGGCCGGCTCTCCCGGCGGCTCGGTGATCATCCAGTTCGTCGTCAAAACACTGGTGGGACTTCTCGATTGGGGCATGGATCCACAGCAGGCGGTGTCGATGGTCGACTTCGGTGCGGCCAACACACCGTCGACCAACTACGGCGGTGAACACCCGAACGTCTCGGGCGAGGACGATCCGGTGGTCGCGCAGCTCCGCGAGATGGGCCATCAGGTGTCGGTCGCAGACCAGTCCAGTGGACTGAGCGCGTTACAGCGCACCGACGGCGGCTGGATCGGTGGAGCCGACCCCCGCCGCGAGGGTGAGGTACTCGGTGGATAG
- a CDS encoding response regulator produces MKVRVLVVDDEPQIVRALRINLNVRGFEVVSAASGGEALRVAANFHPDIVILDLGLPDIDGIDVIAGLRGWTDVPILVLSARTDSADTVEALDAGADDFVTKPFGMDELLARLRAALRRGPHSVADPVVVTEDFTVDLATKTVVREGVSVHLTRTEWGVLELLVRNEGKLVSQKDILRTVWGPGHERETHYLRIYLGQLRQKLERDPASPVHLITETGMGYRFVP; encoded by the coding sequence GTGAAGGTGCGGGTGCTCGTCGTCGACGACGAGCCGCAGATCGTGCGGGCACTGCGGATCAATCTGAACGTGCGTGGGTTCGAGGTGGTCAGCGCGGCGAGCGGCGGTGAGGCGCTGCGGGTGGCCGCGAACTTCCACCCGGACATCGTGATTCTCGATCTCGGCCTGCCCGACATCGACGGAATCGACGTCATCGCCGGTCTGCGCGGCTGGACCGACGTACCGATCCTGGTGCTGTCGGCGCGCACCGATTCCGCCGATACCGTCGAAGCACTCGACGCCGGTGCCGACGACTTCGTCACCAAGCCCTTCGGCATGGACGAGCTGCTGGCCCGATTGCGCGCCGCACTACGCCGCGGACCGCACTCCGTCGCCGACCCCGTTGTCGTCACCGAGGACTTCACCGTCGACCTAGCTACGAAAACCGTTGTGCGAGAAGGCGTGAGCGTGCACCTGACCCGCACCGAGTGGGGTGTGCTCGAACTGCTGGTGCGCAACGAGGGCAAGCTGGTGTCGCAGAAGGACATACTGCGCACCGTCTGGGGACCCGGCCACGAGCGTGAAACGCATTATCTACGAATCTATCTCGGCCAACTGCGACAGAAACTCGAACGCGACCCGGCCTCCCCGGTGCACCTCATCACCGAAACCGGTATGGGCTACCGATTCGTACCCTGA
- a CDS encoding sensor histidine kinase KdpD, with translation MPDRGELRIYLGAAPGVGKTFAMLGEAHRRQDRGCDVVAALVETHGRERTIAALDGIEVVPPRLVEYRGSQTEELDLDAVLARRPQVVLVDELAHTNTPGGVHGKRWEDVEDLLNAGISVISTLNVQHLESLNDVVHQITGVPQRETVPDSVVRGADQVELVDITPEALRSRLRHGNVYASEKVDAALSNYFRRGNLTALRELALLWIADQVDAALVKYRRDNRITDTWEARERVVVAVTGGPESETLLRRASRIASKSSAELMVLHIVRGDGLMGVSAPQMGSVRKLAAGLGASVHSVVGDDVPSTLLDFARGVNATQLVIGTSRRSRVARILDEGIGAAVVQNSGKIDVHMVTHAERARRWRLQVDAGRRRILAWIAAVVVPCLAAVVLNWVGPNFGPSGESALFFMVVLCVALLGGVAPAALSALIAGFLLNYFFTAPLYSLTIAEPENFVVAVVLLLVAIAVAALVDAAARRTRQARRASQEAELLTLFAGSVLRGADLTALLERARETYSQTGVSLWDNESARIVGTTGVGAPTGKASADTEIGTGEFTLLLAGDRTRAHDRRVLAAVANQAAGMVRQGRLAEEASRANALAEADALRRALLSAVSHDLRTPLSAVKAASSSLRSTDVQFSAEDTEELLATIDESADQLTALVSNLLDSSRLQAGVVQPSLRPVFVDDVLRGALIGVDDTAADDRLRVDVGDVEVLADPGLLERVLANLVNNSARYAPVGDITVSAAAHGEWASISVADHGPGIAEGAEETMFDAFQRLGDRDNSVGVGLGLSVVRGFVRAMGGTVMASNTVGGGLTMTVELKAVESKAGSR, from the coding sequence GTGCCGGACCGAGGTGAACTGCGCATCTATCTGGGCGCTGCGCCGGGAGTCGGCAAGACATTTGCGATGCTCGGAGAGGCACATCGGCGCCAGGATCGGGGCTGTGATGTCGTTGCTGCCCTGGTCGAGACCCACGGCCGAGAACGGACGATCGCTGCGCTCGACGGGATCGAGGTGGTACCACCTCGCCTCGTCGAGTACCGCGGTTCGCAGACGGAGGAGCTCGATCTCGACGCGGTGCTGGCGCGGCGGCCCCAGGTGGTGCTCGTCGACGAATTGGCACACACCAATACGCCGGGAGGTGTGCACGGTAAGCGGTGGGAGGACGTCGAGGACCTGTTGAACGCGGGCATCAGTGTCATCTCGACGCTCAATGTGCAGCACCTCGAATCGTTGAACGACGTGGTGCACCAGATCACCGGGGTGCCGCAGCGGGAGACGGTACCGGACAGTGTGGTTCGCGGTGCCGACCAGGTCGAGCTGGTAGACATCACCCCCGAGGCGCTGCGCAGCAGATTGCGGCACGGGAATGTCTACGCCTCCGAGAAGGTGGATGCGGCACTGAGCAACTACTTCCGCCGGGGCAATCTCACTGCTCTGCGTGAGTTGGCGTTGCTGTGGATCGCCGATCAGGTCGACGCGGCATTGGTGAAGTACCGCAGGGACAATCGCATCACCGACACGTGGGAGGCCCGCGAGCGAGTGGTGGTGGCGGTGACCGGCGGCCCGGAATCGGAGACCCTGCTTCGCCGAGCGAGTCGCATCGCCTCGAAGTCCAGTGCAGAGCTGATGGTGTTGCACATCGTCCGCGGCGACGGACTGATGGGTGTCTCGGCACCGCAGATGGGTTCGGTGCGCAAGCTCGCCGCCGGGCTCGGTGCCAGCGTGCACAGCGTCGTCGGCGACGACGTGCCGTCGACCCTGCTCGACTTCGCTCGCGGCGTGAATGCAACTCAGCTGGTGATCGGTACTTCGAGACGGTCTCGGGTCGCGCGGATTCTGGACGAGGGCATCGGTGCTGCGGTGGTGCAGAACTCCGGCAAGATCGACGTACACATGGTCACCCACGCCGAGCGGGCGCGGCGCTGGCGACTTCAGGTCGACGCAGGCAGGCGCCGGATTCTCGCGTGGATCGCCGCGGTTGTCGTCCCGTGTCTGGCGGCGGTGGTGCTGAACTGGGTTGGGCCGAACTTCGGTCCGAGCGGGGAGAGCGCACTGTTCTTCATGGTCGTTCTGTGTGTCGCACTGCTGGGAGGTGTTGCGCCTGCGGCACTGTCGGCGCTGATCGCCGGGTTCCTGCTGAACTACTTCTTCACTGCGCCCCTGTACAGCCTCACGATCGCAGAACCGGAGAACTTCGTCGTCGCCGTCGTCCTGCTGCTCGTCGCCATCGCGGTCGCAGCCTTGGTGGACGCTGCTGCGCGGCGGACTCGGCAAGCTCGACGAGCATCTCAGGAGGCCGAGTTACTGACTCTCTTCGCCGGATCCGTCCTTCGGGGAGCAGATCTGACTGCGCTGCTCGAGCGCGCCCGCGAAACCTACAGCCAGACCGGAGTATCGCTGTGGGACAACGAGTCCGCAAGAATTGTCGGCACCACGGGGGTTGGCGCCCCCACAGGCAAGGCCAGTGCTGACACGGAGATCGGCACCGGCGAGTTCACGCTGCTCCTTGCCGGCGACCGAACTCGAGCGCACGATCGAAGAGTGCTCGCGGCCGTGGCCAACCAGGCCGCGGGCATGGTTCGGCAGGGCCGGCTCGCCGAGGAAGCCAGCCGAGCCAACGCTCTCGCCGAGGCCGATGCATTGCGTCGGGCATTGCTCTCGGCCGTCAGCCACGATTTACGGACGCCACTGTCCGCGGTGAAAGCGGCGTCCTCGTCCCTGCGCAGCACCGACGTTCAGTTCTCGGCGGAGGACACCGAGGAATTGCTGGCCACCATCGACGAGTCGGCCGATCAGTTGACGGCTCTGGTGAGCAATCTGCTCGATTCCTCGCGGCTGCAGGCAGGCGTCGTGCAGCCGAGCCTGCGTCCGGTGTTCGTCGACGACGTACTGCGCGGCGCGCTCATCGGTGTCGACGACACGGCGGCCGACGACCGGCTGCGCGTCGACGTCGGTGACGTGGAGGTGCTGGCAGACCCGGGCCTGCTCGAACGGGTGCTCGCGAATCTGGTGAACAACAGTGCCCGCTACGCCCCCGTCGGCGACATCACGGTCAGTGCCGCCGCGCACGGTGAGTGGGCGAGTATCTCCGTTGCCGACCACGGACCCGGCATCGCCGAGGGTGCCGAGGAGACCATGTTCGACGCGTTCCAACGCCTCGGTGATCGGGACAACTCGGTGGGCGTCGGACTCGGATTGTCGGTGGTGCGAGGATTCGTTCGTGCGATGGGCGGTACCGTCATGGCATCGAACACAGTCGGCGGCGGGCTGACGATGACGGTCGAGTTGAAGGCAGTCGAGTCGAAGGCGGGGAGCAGGTGA
- a CDS encoding potassium-transporting ATPase subunit C yields the protein MRFVQGFLRQLVAGFAVLLALTVILGIGYPAVVWGISRIGADSAEGSPLRDAQGCVVGSSLIGVDPQVAPGEPDPYFHTRVTGSVSDDDAFAPGDPAAALPTNQGPSSEVLASFIEQRRAAIAERESVDPSAVPPDAVTGSGSGVDPAISPEYAALQVPRVAEVNGMSVGDVEALVAEYTAGPQYGVLGAKAVNVPELNVALGLTSPCS from the coding sequence ATGCGTTTCGTACAGGGATTTCTTCGACAGCTCGTGGCCGGCTTCGCAGTGCTGCTGGCATTGACCGTCATTCTCGGCATCGGCTACCCGGCCGTGGTCTGGGGCATCAGCCGCATCGGTGCCGACTCCGCCGAGGGTTCGCCGCTGCGTGACGCGCAGGGCTGCGTCGTCGGAAGCTCGCTGATCGGCGTCGATCCGCAGGTCGCTCCGGGAGAGCCCGATCCGTACTTCCACACCCGCGTCACCGGCTCGGTGTCGGACGACGACGCCTTCGCTCCAGGAGATCCCGCCGCGGCGCTGCCGACCAACCAGGGGCCGTCGAGTGAGGTTCTCGCGTCGTTCATCGAGCAGCGTCGGGCTGCGATTGCCGAGCGCGAAAGCGTCGACCCCTCCGCTGTTCCCCCGGACGCGGTGACCGGCTCCGGTTCGGGAGTCGACCCCGCGATCAGTCCGGAGTACGCCGCGCTGCAGGTACCGCGGGTCGCCGAGGTCAACGGGATGAGTGTCGGCGACGTCGAGGCTTTGGTCGCCGAGTACACCGCCGGACCGCAGTACGGTGTTCTCGGGGCGAAGGCGGTCAACGTGCCGGAGCTCAATGTGGCGCTGGGCTTGACCAGCCCCTGCAGCTGA
- the kdpB gene encoding potassium-transporting ATPase subunit KdpB, with translation MKLSLATALPGAFRKLDPRHLARNPVMFVVFLGSIVTTVLSIANPSVFAWFVTGWLWFTVLFANLAESVAEGRGKAQAASLRKVKQDSVARRRTPSGAEFVITEVAGADLKVGDEVVVSAGEVIPGDGDVIEGIASVDESAITGESAPVVRESGGDRSAVTGGTIVLSDEIVVKITAAQGETFVDRMIALVEGAARQKTPNEIALNILLASLTIVFLFAVVAIGPMSNYAGQQQDPIQLIALLVCLIPTTIGALLSAIGIAGMDRLVQRNVLAMSGRAVEAAGDIDTLLMDKTGTITFGNRRATGLHPATGIDAVELARAARLSSLADGTPEGRSIVELVERDFESVMAEGESERGEFVAFTAQTRMSGLDLPGMEIRKGAADSVYGWIREGGGTADLDATVHDIAQNGGTPLVVAVRETGSAARALGVVELSDVVKPGIAERFAQLRAMGIRTVMVTGDNPLTAKAIAAEAGVDDYLAEATPEDKLTLIRQEQEGGRLVAMTGDGTNDAPALAQADVGVAMNTGTSAAKEAGNMVDLDSDPTKLIEIVEIGKQLLITRGALTTFSLANDLAKYFAILPAMFSTVYPQLGGLNIMHLATPESAILSAVIFNALVIVALIPLALKGVGYTPASAAALLRRNLLVYGVGGVISPFVGIWLIDLLVRHIPGIG, from the coding sequence ATGAAACTCTCTCTCGCAACTGCGCTTCCGGGCGCATTCCGCAAACTCGATCCGCGCCACCTGGCTCGTAACCCCGTGATGTTCGTCGTGTTTCTCGGTTCCATCGTCACCACGGTGCTGTCGATCGCCAATCCGTCCGTGTTCGCGTGGTTCGTGACGGGATGGCTCTGGTTCACGGTTCTCTTCGCCAACCTGGCCGAGTCCGTCGCCGAAGGGCGCGGCAAGGCGCAGGCAGCCAGCTTACGGAAAGTGAAGCAGGACAGCGTTGCTCGACGACGCACTCCCTCCGGTGCCGAGTTCGTCATCACCGAGGTGGCCGGTGCGGACTTGAAGGTCGGTGACGAGGTGGTCGTCTCGGCCGGTGAGGTCATCCCCGGCGACGGTGACGTCATCGAGGGCATTGCGAGCGTCGACGAATCGGCGATCACCGGCGAGTCGGCACCCGTGGTCCGCGAGTCGGGTGGCGACCGATCCGCGGTCACCGGCGGCACCATCGTGCTCTCCGACGAGATCGTCGTGAAAATCACTGCAGCACAGGGTGAGACGTTCGTCGATCGGATGATCGCACTCGTCGAGGGCGCGGCACGGCAGAAGACGCCGAACGAGATCGCCCTGAACATCCTGCTCGCCTCGCTGACGATCGTGTTCCTCTTCGCGGTGGTCGCCATCGGGCCGATGTCGAACTATGCAGGACAGCAACAGGATCCGATTCAACTGATCGCGTTGCTGGTCTGCCTGATCCCCACCACCATCGGCGCGCTGCTCTCCGCGATCGGCATCGCGGGCATGGACCGGCTGGTGCAGCGCAACGTGCTGGCGATGTCCGGACGCGCGGTGGAGGCGGCAGGTGACATCGACACGTTGCTGATGGACAAGACCGGAACCATCACCTTCGGTAATCGTCGTGCGACCGGGCTGCATCCGGCGACGGGCATCGATGCGGTCGAGCTGGCGCGCGCTGCTCGGCTGTCCTCATTGGCCGACGGTACTCCCGAAGGACGCAGCATCGTCGAACTGGTCGAGCGTGACTTCGAATCCGTAATGGCAGAGGGCGAATCCGAGCGCGGTGAGTTCGTGGCCTTCACGGCGCAAACTCGGATGAGCGGGCTGGATCTACCGGGCATGGAGATCCGCAAGGGTGCAGCAGATTCGGTGTACGGCTGGATTCGTGAGGGCGGCGGTACGGCCGATCTGGACGCCACTGTGCACGACATCGCGCAGAACGGTGGTACCCCGCTGGTAGTGGCCGTACGTGAAACCGGAAGTGCTGCGCGGGCTCTCGGCGTCGTGGAGCTCTCCGACGTGGTGAAGCCGGGCATTGCCGAGCGATTCGCTCAGCTGCGAGCCATGGGAATCCGGACGGTGATGGTCACCGGCGACAATCCGCTCACCGCGAAGGCCATCGCCGCCGAGGCCGGGGTGGACGACTATCTGGCCGAGGCGACTCCGGAGGACAAGCTCACGCTCATTCGGCAGGAGCAGGAGGGCGGCAGGCTGGTTGCGATGACCGGCGACGGCACCAACGACGCCCCCGCTCTCGCGCAGGCCGACGTCGGTGTCGCGATGAACACCGGCACCTCTGCCGCCAAGGAAGCCGGCAACATGGTCGATCTCGATTCCGACCCCACCAAGTTGATCGAGATCGTCGAGATCGGCAAGCAGCTCCTCATCACCCGCGGCGCGCTGACGACGTTCTCGCTGGCCAACGATCTGGCGAAGTACTTCGCGATTCTGCCGGCGATGTTCTCTACCGTGTACCCGCAGCTCGGTGGGCTCAACATCATGCATCTGGCCACGCCGGAATCGGCGATCCTGTCGGCGGTGATCTTCAATGCGCTGGTGATCGTCGCACTGATCCCGTTGGCGCTCAAAGGTGTTGGATACACCCCGGCATCGGCCGCCGCTTTGCTGCGGCGCAACCTGCTGGTCTACGGCGTCGGCGGCGTCATCAGCCCGTTCGTCGGGATCTGGCTCATCGACCTACTCGTTCGTCACATTCCAGGGATAGGCTGA
- the kdpA gene encoding potassium-transporting ATPase subunit KdpA has protein sequence MNPALLAGLQIGVVIVVLAAAYVPLGDYMARVYTRTRDSSVERVLYRIARVDPDSEQTWVGYSTSVVGFSVVGVVFLFLLQRVQGVLPLDGGLSGVSPAMAFNTAASFVTNTNWQSYTPETTMSNLTQPLGLAVQNFLSAAVGIAVAIAVVRGFVRVSTGGELGNFWVDLIRGTLRILLPLSLLVAVILLTQGVVMSFSTGFASTGLDGQAVTNALAPVASQEAIKEIGTNGGGILGANSAHPFENPTPLSNIVEIISLLLIPVALTRTFGTMIGNRKQGLTLLAVMATLWATLLAVTLFAESGTRGVAATAAGAMMEGKEVRFGIPASALFAVSTTGTSTGAVNSAHDSMSALGGGTVLLNMLFGEIAPGGVGTGLYGLLVLAVIAVFVGGLLVGRTPEFLGKKLGRRAITMAALSVLVMPILVLVGTSITVILESTTSYQGNPGIHGFTEVLYAYASASNNNGSAFGGLTVTSDWFQISLGIAMLLGRFLPIVFVLALAGSLATTKRSAPNAGTLPTDGPLFGTLLIGTAILVAALTFFPALALGPIAEAMQ, from the coding sequence ATGAATCCTGCTCTTCTTGCCGGTCTCCAGATCGGCGTGGTGATAGTCGTTCTGGCGGCTGCCTATGTGCCGCTCGGCGACTACATGGCCCGTGTCTACACGCGCACTCGGGATTCGAGTGTCGAACGAGTTCTGTATCGCATCGCGAGAGTCGATCCGGACTCCGAACAGACCTGGGTCGGGTACTCCACCAGCGTTGTCGGATTCTCGGTGGTCGGTGTCGTCTTCCTCTTCCTGCTGCAACGTGTCCAAGGCGTGTTGCCGCTCGACGGCGGACTGTCCGGCGTGAGCCCGGCGATGGCGTTCAACACCGCGGCGTCGTTCGTCACCAATACGAACTGGCAGTCGTACACGCCCGAGACCACCATGTCGAACCTGACGCAGCCGTTGGGATTGGCAGTGCAGAACTTCCTCTCTGCTGCAGTCGGTATCGCAGTGGCGATCGCGGTCGTCAGAGGATTCGTCCGGGTTTCCACCGGTGGTGAACTGGGGAACTTCTGGGTGGATCTGATCCGCGGAACGCTACGAATTCTGTTGCCGCTCTCGCTGCTGGTGGCGGTAATTCTGCTCACCCAGGGCGTTGTGATGTCATTCTCCACGGGCTTCGCTTCCACCGGTCTGGACGGGCAGGCGGTGACCAATGCGCTTGCACCCGTTGCCTCTCAGGAGGCGATCAAGGAGATCGGCACCAACGGCGGCGGCATTCTCGGAGCCAATTCTGCCCATCCGTTCGAGAATCCGACGCCGCTGTCCAACATCGTCGAGATCATTTCGTTGCTGCTGATCCCGGTGGCGCTCACCCGCACCTTCGGCACCATGATCGGCAACCGCAAGCAGGGTCTGACTCTGCTTGCAGTGATGGCCACGCTGTGGGCCACGCTGCTGGCGGTCACGCTGTTCGCGGAGTCGGGCACCCGAGGCGTCGCAGCAACGGCTGCGGGCGCGATGATGGAAGGCAAGGAAGTCCGCTTCGGTATCCCGGCATCGGCATTGTTCGCCGTCTCCACCACCGGAACGTCCACCGGCGCAGTCAATTCCGCACACGACAGCATGTCTGCGCTCGGTGGCGGGACAGTTCTGCTGAACATGTTGTTCGGGGAGATCGCACCCGGTGGCGTCGGAACCGGTCTGTACGGGCTGTTGGTTCTCGCAGTCATCGCCGTGTTCGTCGGTGGCCTGCTCGTCGGGCGCACTCCCGAGTTCCTCGGCAAGAAACTGGGTCGACGCGCGATCACGATGGCCGCACTGTCGGTGCTGGTGATGCCGATCCTCGTTCTCGTCGGCACGTCCATCACCGTGATTCTCGAATCCACCACGAGCTACCAGGGCAATCCCGGCATCCACGGATTCACCGAGGTGCTCTACGCCTACGCGTCGGCGTCCAACAACAACGGCAGTGCCTTCGGCGGTCTGACGGTGACCAGCGACTGGTTCCAGATATCGCTCGGTATCGCGATGCTGCTGGGCCGTTTCCTGCCGATTGTCTTCGTGCTGGCGCTGGCGGGCTCGCTGGCGACGACCAAACGCAGTGCACCCAACGCAGGCACCCTCCCCACCGACGGGCCGTTGTTCGGCACTCTGCTGATCGGCACCGCGATTCTCGTCGCCGCTCTCACCTTCTTCCCCGCACTTGCTCTCGGACCCATAGCAGAGGCCATGCAATGA
- a CDS encoding potassium-transporting ATPase subunit F, with translation MAGGGIQDRAMTELLCLAVAAFVAVYLFVALLDPERF, from the coding sequence GTGGCCGGTGGCGGGATTCAGGATCGAGCAATGACCGAATTGCTCTGTCTCGCGGTGGCCGCGTTCGTCGCGGTGTACCTGTTCGTCGCTCTCCTCGACCCGGAGAGGTTCTGA
- a CDS encoding RNA polymerase sigma factor, which translates to MEWVDASDRVLVGAAALGETDAFEEIVRRYGPEMFRYARNMLSDQGAAEEVVQDSFVAAWKGLDNFRGDSALRTWLFSLVSHKVVDHRRRRSVPPAEDWVFERKSTGAGSDPEADVEADSFMAELGVALAELPYRQRACWLLREVEGLTHPEIGAIMTLSAGAVRGQLTRARATLSERLATWRTQ; encoded by the coding sequence ATGGAGTGGGTTGATGCATCGGACCGCGTACTCGTCGGCGCAGCCGCGCTCGGCGAGACGGATGCGTTCGAGGAGATCGTCCGGCGCTACGGCCCGGAGATGTTCCGGTACGCGCGCAACATGCTGTCCGATCAGGGTGCGGCCGAGGAGGTGGTGCAGGACTCCTTCGTCGCAGCGTGGAAGGGTCTGGACAACTTTCGAGGGGACTCGGCGTTGAGGACGTGGCTGTTCTCGCTGGTCTCGCACAAGGTGGTCGATCACCGGCGACGGCGTAGCGTGCCTCCTGCGGAGGACTGGGTGTTCGAGCGCAAGAGCACCGGCGCAGGCAGCGATCCGGAAGCGGACGTCGAGGCCGACAGCTTCATGGCCGAGCTCGGAGTCGCACTGGCCGAATTGCCCTACCGTCAGCGAGCCTGCTGGCTGCTCCGCGAGGTCGAGGGCCTGACTCACCCCGAGATCGGCGCGATCATGACGTTGTCCGCAGGAGCGGTACGCGGTCAGTTGACCAGAGCACGAGCAACATTGAGCGAAAGGTTGGCAACATGGCGAACCCAGTAG
- a CDS encoding Asp23/Gls24 family envelope stress response protein, whose product MSSTTDNKATVSAAGEGKTDITTKSDSVLVSSQGRTTIADTVVSKIAGIATREVQGVHAVGGGASRAIGALRERIPGARVNQSQGVSVEVGERQAAVDIDIVADYGVSIADLAAGIRRNVINAVERMTGLEVTEVNIVVHDIFLDDGSEDDDTTTEPATTRVQ is encoded by the coding sequence ATGAGCTCCACGACGGACAACAAGGCAACCGTATCGGCAGCAGGCGAAGGCAAGACCGACATCACCACCAAGTCGGACTCCGTGCTCGTCAGCTCGCAGGGTCGCACCACCATTGCCGATACCGTCGTCTCCAAGATCGCCGGCATCGCCACCCGTGAGGTCCAGGGAGTGCATGCAGTCGGCGGCGGAGCAAGCCGCGCGATCGGTGCCCTCCGCGAGCGCATCCCCGGTGCCCGCGTCAACCAGTCGCAGGGCGTCTCGGTCGAGGTCGGCGAGCGTCAGGCAGCCGTCGACATCGACATCGTCGCCGACTACGGAGTGTCGATCGCAGATCTCGCAGCAGGCATCCGACGCAACGTCATCAATGCCGTCGAGCGTATGACCGGGCTCGAGGTCACCGAGGTCAACATCGTCGTCCACGACATCTTCCTCGACGACGGCTCCGAGGACGACGACACCACCACCGAGCCCGCCACCACCCGAGTGCAGTGA